The Dendropsophus ebraccatus isolate aDenEbr1 chromosome 3, aDenEbr1.pat, whole genome shotgun sequence genome includes a region encoding these proteins:
- the LOC138787057 gene encoding Fc receptor-like protein 5 isoform X2, which produces MYNVLPACFYLWLYLLVELSLHEAVLQRPQIFFSASYATYLTGEAVSLECQANVDFTIQGYKFFKNNQEVNGIGAASANKYKIRPAKRNDAGSYTCLYLTFDKIRGRQESEVSFPVSLSIIDQPSTPSLLVMPEQSLYFEGEAVTLECQHPGVNSQISYHFYKDTRNILSYQDTSKSEHHISSLNTKDSGAYHCEYLILGHQRTIPSGKSMQKMITVTALSSSPLLKFLPPYTTFINGENVTMECEAPSPVYVTLYRFYKEGEELKGPSSHTGMYALYNLTKENQAEYTCMYWSPKINREIPSTQSITKEIYVIDPLRPPLFFVDPPSGRIWDGGNVTLYCSVPEEYERTIFHFLNNTDGIISVSTDSKQTTAEITINMKKSNSTVSTKYYCQYTAEIKGRSLLSPKSPQIEITVVPGSLLWLIAIGVGAGIAVLLVIVGLIYWALLPKKEEKKDAEESEPIHEGGCKVTSL; this is translated from the exons cTGTTCTTCAGAGGCCACAAATCTTCTTCTCGGCCAGTTATGCCACATACCTAACTGGAGAAGCCGTGTCTCTAGAATGTCAAGCCAACGTTGACTTCACAATACAAGGATACAAGTTCTTCAAAAATAATCAAGAAGTTAATGGGATAGGAGCAGCCTCGGCAAACAAGTATAAGATAAGACCAGCAAAAAGAAATGATGCCGGATCATACACCTGTCTCTATTTGACATTCGATAAAATTAGAGGAAGACAAGAGTCAGAAGTCAGCTTTCCTGTGTCTCTGTCTATAATAG ATCAGCCATCTACGCCCTCTCTCTTAGTCATGCCCGAACAATCCTTGTACTTTGAAGGCGAAGCTGTGACTTTGGAATGTCAACATCCAGGAGTAAATTCTCAGATTAGTTACCATTTTTATAAAGATACAAGGAACATACTGAGTTACCAAGACACATCAAAGTCTGAGCACCACATTTCCAGCTTGAATACCAAGGATTCTGGAGCCTATCACTGTGAATACCTAATATTAGGACACCAAAGAACAATCCCGTCTGGTAAAAGCATGCAAAAAATGATTACTGTTACAG CTTTATCTTCCTCCCCACTTTTGAAGTTCCTGCCTCCTTATACAACATTTATAAATGGAGAAAATGTGACCATGGAATGTGAAGCACCTTCACCTGTTTATGTTACACTATATCGCTTCTACAAGGAGGGAGAAGAATTGAAAGGGCCATCATCACACACAGGAATGTATGCATTGTACAACCTCACAAAAGAGAATCAAGCAGAATATACGTGTATGTACTGGAGTCCAAAGATTAACAGAGAGATCCCATCCACCCAGAGTATTACAAAAGAGATTTATGTAATAG ATCCTTTGCGCCCCCCCTTGTTCTTTGTAGACCCTCCTAGTGGTAGGATCTGGGATGGAGGCAATGTGACACTATACTGTTCAGTCCCTGAAGAGTATGAAAGAACTATATTCCACTTTCTCAATAATACAGATGGGATAATAAGTGTATCCACCGACAGCAAACAAACAACAGCAGAAATAACCATCAACATGAAGAAATCCAATAGCACAGTATCTACTAAATACTACTGTCAATACACAGCAGAGATTAAGGGACGTTCTTTGCTTTCACCAAAGAGTCCTCAAATTGAGATCACTGTGGTACCGG GATCTCTACTGTGGTTGATAGCTATTGGAGTTGGTGCTGGGATCGCTGTATTGCTTGTAATTGTTGGTTTAATCTACTGGGCTCTGTTGCCCAAGAAAG agGAAAAGAAAGACGCTGAAGAGTCAGAACCAATTCATGAA GGTGGATGCAAAGTCACCTCATTGTAA
- the LOC138787057 gene encoding Fc receptor-like protein 5 isoform X1 translates to MYNVLPACFYLWLYLLVELSLHEAVLQRPQIFFSASYATYLTGEAVSLECQANVDFTIQGYKFFKNNQEVNGIGAASANKYKIRPAKRNDAGSYTCLYLTFDKIRGRQESEVSFPVSLSIIDQPSTPSLLVMPEQSLYFEGEAVTLECQHPGVNSQISYHFYKDTRNILSYQDTSKSEHHISSLNTKDSGAYHCEYLILGHQRTIPSGKSMQKMITVTALSSSPLLKFLPPYTTFINGENVTMECEAPSPVYVTLYRFYKEGEELKGPSSHTGMYALYNLTKENQAEYTCMYWSPKINREIPSTQSITKEIYVIDPLRPPLFFVDPPSGRIWDGGNVTLYCSVPEEYERTIFHFLNNTDGIISVSTDSKQTTAEITINMKKSNSTVSTKYYCQYTAEIKGRSLLSPKSPQIEITVVPAGSLLWLIAIGVGAGIAVLLVIVGLIYWALLPKKEEKKDAEESEPIHEGGCKVTSL, encoded by the exons cTGTTCTTCAGAGGCCACAAATCTTCTTCTCGGCCAGTTATGCCACATACCTAACTGGAGAAGCCGTGTCTCTAGAATGTCAAGCCAACGTTGACTTCACAATACAAGGATACAAGTTCTTCAAAAATAATCAAGAAGTTAATGGGATAGGAGCAGCCTCGGCAAACAAGTATAAGATAAGACCAGCAAAAAGAAATGATGCCGGATCATACACCTGTCTCTATTTGACATTCGATAAAATTAGAGGAAGACAAGAGTCAGAAGTCAGCTTTCCTGTGTCTCTGTCTATAATAG ATCAGCCATCTACGCCCTCTCTCTTAGTCATGCCCGAACAATCCTTGTACTTTGAAGGCGAAGCTGTGACTTTGGAATGTCAACATCCAGGAGTAAATTCTCAGATTAGTTACCATTTTTATAAAGATACAAGGAACATACTGAGTTACCAAGACACATCAAAGTCTGAGCACCACATTTCCAGCTTGAATACCAAGGATTCTGGAGCCTATCACTGTGAATACCTAATATTAGGACACCAAAGAACAATCCCGTCTGGTAAAAGCATGCAAAAAATGATTACTGTTACAG CTTTATCTTCCTCCCCACTTTTGAAGTTCCTGCCTCCTTATACAACATTTATAAATGGAGAAAATGTGACCATGGAATGTGAAGCACCTTCACCTGTTTATGTTACACTATATCGCTTCTACAAGGAGGGAGAAGAATTGAAAGGGCCATCATCACACACAGGAATGTATGCATTGTACAACCTCACAAAAGAGAATCAAGCAGAATATACGTGTATGTACTGGAGTCCAAAGATTAACAGAGAGATCCCATCCACCCAGAGTATTACAAAAGAGATTTATGTAATAG ATCCTTTGCGCCCCCCCTTGTTCTTTGTAGACCCTCCTAGTGGTAGGATCTGGGATGGAGGCAATGTGACACTATACTGTTCAGTCCCTGAAGAGTATGAAAGAACTATATTCCACTTTCTCAATAATACAGATGGGATAATAAGTGTATCCACCGACAGCAAACAAACAACAGCAGAAATAACCATCAACATGAAGAAATCCAATAGCACAGTATCTACTAAATACTACTGTCAATACACAGCAGAGATTAAGGGACGTTCTTTGCTTTCACCAAAGAGTCCTCAAATTGAGATCACTGTGGTACCGG CAGGATCTCTACTGTGGTTGATAGCTATTGGAGTTGGTGCTGGGATCGCTGTATTGCTTGTAATTGTTGGTTTAATCTACTGGGCTCTGTTGCCCAAGAAAG agGAAAAGAAAGACGCTGAAGAGTCAGAACCAATTCATGAA GGTGGATGCAAAGTCACCTCATTGTAA